The following proteins are co-located in the Phragmites australis chromosome 10, lpPhrAust1.1, whole genome shotgun sequence genome:
- the LOC133930151 gene encoding protein SAWADEE HOMEODOMAIN HOMOLOG 2-like → MAPVFRFLPAEVAEMETHMRQLKETIFPRRFVIDALAEKFSASLDRAGKVPVQPKQVLNWFHNRRYSHRNKAARSAPAPGKMMPGGSDIHPAGSFRVPPSSSSFLKSEKNSMEASQIQFEATSAKDGAWYDVDILSYRLFESGDPEVQVRFSAFGAAEDEWVNLRRCVRQRSLQCRATDCTDVVPGDTVLCFKEGEERALYFDARVVDAQRQRHDLRGCRCRFLVQYEHDQSEEIVPLRMMCHRPETHYKLQILPASRASADLTPNQKSTAEQKTPKQHKMTAVTNEVTMVSDPDQEKRAGKTAAPLPSGAPETSNNSGSDVEMKAAVAAPMAIEIDD, encoded by the exons ATGGCACCGGTGTTCCGTTTCCTGCCGGCCGAGGTGGCGGAGATGGAAACTCACATGAGGCAGCTCAAGGAGACGATCTTCCCCAGGCGCTTTGTGATTGACGCGCTGGCTGAGAAGTTCAGCGCCTCCCTAGACCGTGCCGGCAAGGTCCCCGTCCAGCCCAAGCAG GTGCTCAACTGGTTCCACAACCGTCGCTACTCGCATCGCAACAAGGCCGCCAGgagcgcgccggcgccgggaAAGATGATGCCAGGGGGGTCCGACATTCATCCCGCAGGCTCTTTTAGGGTTCCTCCATCAAGCTCCTC TTTTCTGAAATCAGAGAAGAATTCGATGGAGGCTAGCCAGATCCAGTTTGAAGCGACATCAGCAAAAGATGGTGCATG GTATGATGTCGACATTCTTTCTTATAGGTTGTTTGAATCAGGTGACCCG gaaGTACAGGTTCGTTTTTCTGCATTTGGAGCAGCAGAAGATGAATGGGTTAACCTTCGCAGATGTGTGCGACAACGCTCTCTTCAATGTAGAGCTACAGATTGTACTGATGTGGTTCCTGGTGATACCGTTCTTTGTTTCAAG GAAGGTGAAGAACGGGCTCTATATTTTGATGCTCGTGTGGTTGATGCTCAAAGGCAAAGGCATGATTTAAGAGGATGTCGCTGCAGATTCCTTGTTCAATATGAGCATGATCAATCTGAG GAGATTGTTCCACTGAGGATGATGTGCCATCGACCAGAAACCCACTACAAGCTTCAGATTTTGCCTGCCTCTAGAGCCTCCGCAGAT TTGACACCCAATCAAAAGAGTACAGCTGAGCAGAAAACCCCAAAGCAACACAAGATGACGGCCGTCACAAATGAGGTGACCATGGTTTCTGACCCGGACCAAGAAAAGCGAGCAGGCAAAACTGCAGCTCCCTTACCGTCTGGAGCACCAGAGACCAGCAATAATTCAGGTTCCGATGTAGAAATGAAGGCTGCGGTGGCTGCTCCTATGGCCATTGAAATTGACGATTAA